From the Thunnus albacares chromosome 24, fThuAlb1.1, whole genome shotgun sequence genome, one window contains:
- the dock9b gene encoding dedicator of cytokinesis protein 9 isoform X8 has translation MQGRAGKAPKREMVIESPQQYKSLAEIEAEVEAGSQVAAVKPKIIEPLDYENVIIQRKTQIISDVLRDMLQFPPEDFQISTLRRQGRTLFSTVPETAEKEAHSLFVQECIKTYKSDWHVVNYQYEEYSGDFRQLPNKVLRPEKLAPHLFEVDEDVEKDEDTASLGSQKGGVSKHGWLYKGNMNSAISVTMRSFKRRYFHLAQLGDGSYNLNFYKDENTSKEPKGTIFLDSCMGVVQNSKVRRFAFELKMQDKSTFLLAADSEAEMEEWITTLNKILHSSFEQAMQEKRNGDLHDDEEHGKTDLSSGSFQDSFQTARDIESKMRSEARLKLFTLDPDTQKLDFSGIEPDVRQFEEKFGKRVLVSCHDLSFNLQGCVAENEEGPTTNVEPFYVVLSLFDVQNSRKISADFHVDLNHPLVRQMTQSSGSGGGQDLHINGSGGDAPLGGHRLASGLPEGALQYPRQGVFSVTCPHPEIFLVARIEKVLQGGITHCTEPYMKSSDSAKMAQKVLKNAKTACSRLGQYRMPFAWSARPVFKDASGTLDKSARFSALYRQDSSKLSDEDMFKLLTDFRKPEKMAKLPVLLGNLDITIDSVAPDVTNCVTSSYIPVRNFEGNGPGSALLEVEEFVPCIAKCSQPFTIYKNHLYVYPKHLKYDGQKSFAKARNIAVCIEFKDSDEDEAQPLKCIYGRPGGSLFTKQAYAAVLHHQQNPEFYDEIKIELPTQLHEKHHLLFTFYHVSCDSNSKKKDLVETPVGSAWLPLLRDGRVIMNEQQLPVAANLPAGYLGSQDVINKHSGSEIKWVDGGKALFKFSTHLVSTVYTQDQHLHNFFHHCQSMDMSEQASEGGLVKYLKSLHAMEGHVMVNFLPTILNQLFCVLTRATHEDVAVNVTRVMVHVVAQCHEEGLEHYLRSYVKFVFKPETYSSTNVKTVHEELAKAMTAILKPSTDFLTSNKLLKHSWYFFEALVKSMAHYLIEGGKVKLSRNQRFTASFYHAVETLVNMLMPHITQKYKDNLDAARNANHSLAVFIKRCFTFMDRGFVFKQINNYMNCFVPGDPKTLFEFKFEFLRVVCSHEHYVPLNLPMPFGKGRIQRFQDLQLDYSLTDDFCRNHFLVGLLLREVGGALQEFREIRQIAIQVLKGLMIKHTFDDRYAAKSQQARLATLYLPLFGLLQENVYRLDIKESAPLSNHNNVREDSLVPNSMVTPQKPGSCIENALHKDVFGVISGTASPHSSSPNVSSVHHADSRGSLISTDSGNSLLDKSSDKTNSLEKNQCASALGSTVLRCDKLDRDEIKNLLMCFLHILKSMSEEALFAYWNKAAPSELMDFFTLIEVCLHQFRYMGKRFIARSQEGSGPVAPDRKSLTLPVSRNRAGILHARLQQLGTLENAHTFNNMYSHTEADVSSQCLLEANVSTEVCLTVLDTLSIFIMGFKTQLNSDLGHNPLMKKVFQVHLCFLQIPQSEAALKQVFTSLRTFIYKFPCTFFDGRADMCASLCYEILKCCNSKLSSIRSDAAHLLYFLMKSNFDYTGRKSFVRTHLQVVIAVSQLIADVIGIGGTRFQQSLSIINNCANSDKSIKHTAFPSDVKDLTKRIRTVLMATEQMKEHENDPEMLVDLQYSLAKSYTSTPELRKTWLDSMARIHNKNGDLSEAAMCYVHVAALVAEYLWRKGMFRQGCSAFRVITPNIDEEAAMMEDVGMQDVHFNEEVLMELLEECADGLWKAERYELIADVYRLIIPIYEHRRDFEKLTHLYDTLHRAYTKVMEVMHTGKRLLGTYFRVAFFGQGFFEDEDGKEYIYKEPKFTPLSEISQRLLKLYSDKFGQENVKIIQDSGRVNPKDLDSKYAYIQVTHVTPYLDDKELEDRKTDFEKSHNIRRFVFETPFTVSGKKQGGVEEQCKRRTVLTTTHCFPYVKKRIAVMYQHQTDLSPIEVAIDEMSAKVAELRLLCSASEVDMIRLQLKLQGSISVQVNAGPLAYARAFLDDSSAKKYPDNKVKQLKEVFRQFVDACGQGLGVNEQLIKEDQQEYHDEMKANYRDLTRELSNIMHEQINPVDDGARNTLSDSMGIFNAISGTPTSAHGSTTIL, from the exons TCCTTCAAGAGGAGGTACTTCCATCTGGCTCAGCTGGGAGATGGATCCTACAACCTCAACTTCTATAAAGACGAGAATACCTCCAAGGAACCCAAAGGGACCATCTTCCTTGACTCATGCATGGGGGTTGTTCAG AACAGCAAAGTGCGCCGGTTTGCCTTTGAGCTGAAGATGCAGGATAAGAGCACGTTCCTGCTGGCTGCAGACAGTGAAGCAGAGATGGAGGAGTGGATCACCACCCTGAACAAGATTCTCCACAGCAGCTTTGAACAGGCCATGCAGGAGAAGAGGAACGGTGACCTGCATGACg ATGAGGAGCATGGAAAAACAGACCTTTCTTCCGGAAGTTTTCAAGACAGCTTTCAG ACTGCCAGAGATATTGAGTCTAAAATGAGGAGTGAAGCTCGCCTGAAATTATTTACCTTGGACCCTGACACACAG AAACTGGACTTCTCCGGCATTGAGCCAGACGTGCGGCAGTTTGAAGAGAAGTTCGGGAAGAGGGTCCTGGTTAGCTGTCATGACCTGTCTTTCAACCTGCAGGGCTGTGTTGCAGAGAATGAAGAGGGGCCAACAACTAAT GTGGAGCCTTTCTATGTGGTCCTGTCCCTGTTCGACGTCCAGAATAGTAGAAAAATCTCGGCCGACTTCCATGTGGACCTCAACCACCCTTTGGTCCGACAAATGACACAATCTTCTGGTTCTGGAGGTGGACAGGACTTGCACATCAACGGCAGCGGTGGTGATGCTCCCCTGGGCGGCCACAGGCTGGCCAGTGGGCTCCCAGAGGGGGCTCTCCAGTACCCCAGACAGGGGGTCTTTTCAGTTACGTGCCCCCATCCAGAGATCTTCCTGGTGGCCAGGATTGAGAAGGTCCTGCAAGGGGGTATCACCCACTGTACTGAACCCTACATGAAGAGCTCAGACTCTGCAAAG ATGGCTCAAAAGGTGCTGAAGAATGCTAAGACAGCCTGCAGCAGACTGGGACAGTACAGGATGCCATTTGCATGGTCTGCAAG gcCTGTGTTTAAAGATGCATCAGGAACTTTGGACAAAAGCGCTCGCTTCTCAGCTCTTTACAGACAAGACAGCAGCAAGCTGTCAGATGAGGACATGTTCAAACTGCTCACTGACTTCAGAAA ACCAGAGAAAATGGCCAAACTCCCTGTGCTCTTAGGGAATTTAGATATAACTATTGACAGTGTGGCCCCGGATGTAACCA ATTGTGTCACTTCCTCCTACATCCCTGTGAGGAACTTTGAAGGAAACGGGCCAGGCAGCGCTCTGCTAGAGGTGGAGGAATTTGTACCTTGCATCGCTAAGTGTTCCCAACCCTTCACCATCTACAAAAACCACCTCTATGTCTACCCAAAACACCTAAAGTATGATGGGCAGAAATCCTTTGCTAAG GCAAGGAATATTGCAGTTTGCATTGAATTCAAGGATTCTGATGAGGACGAAGCCCAGCCGTTGAAG TGCATCTATGGTCGTCCAGGAGGCTCTCTATTCACTAAGCAGGCGTATGCAGCCGTCCTGCACCACCAGCAGAACCCTGAGTTCTATGATGAG ATAAAGATAGAACTGCCTACTCAGCTGCATGAGAAGCATCACCTTCTCTTCACCTTCTATCATGTTAGCTGTGATAGCAACAGCAAGAAGAAAGACCTGGTGGAGACTCCAG TGGGTTCAGCATGGCTGCCTCTGCTAAGGGATGGCAGAGTCATCATGAATGAACAGCAGCTGCCTGTGGCTGCCAATCTGCCTGCAGGGTACCTCGGCTCTCAGGATGTCATAAACAAG CACTCTGGCTCAGAGATCAAGTGGGTAGACGGAGGGAAAGCCCTGTTTAAGTTCTCAACTCATCTTGTTTCCACAGTTTACACTCAg GATCAGCACTTGCAcaacttcttccaccactgtcaaAGCATGGATATGTCTGAACAGGCTTCAGAGGGGGGGCTGGTGAAATACTTGAAG AGTCTGCATGCAATGGAGGGTCATGTAATGGTCAACTTTCTGCCCACCATCCTCAACCAGCTGTTCTGTGTCCTTACGAGAGCCACACACGAGGATGTGGCTGTCAATGTGACAAG GGTGATGGTTCATGTTGTGGCACAGTGCCATGAAGAGGGTCTTGAGCATTACTTGAGGTCATATGTCAAG tttgtttttaagccaGAGACTTATTCCTCCACTAATGTAAAAACAGTTCATGAGGAGCTGGCTAAAGCCATGACAGCTATTCTCAAGCCATCCACTGACTTCCTAACCAGCAACAAGCTGCTGAAG CACTCATGGTACTTCTTTGAAGCTCTGGTGAAATCAATGGCTCATTATCTAATAGAGGGTGGAAAAGTCAAG CTCTCCAGGAACCAACGTTTTACAGCATCCTTCTACCATGCAGTGGAGACCTTGGTCAATATGCTGATGCCACACATCACCCAGAAATACAAGGACAACCTAGATGCGGCTCGCAATGCCAACCACAGCCTGGCAGTTTTCATCAAG CGCTGCTTCACCTTCATGGACAGAGGATTCGTGTTCAAGCAGATCAACAACTACATGAACTGCTTTGTGCCTGGAGATCCCAAG ACTTTGTTTGAGTTCAAGTTCGAGTTCCTGCGAGTTGTTTGCAGCCATGAGCACTACGTCCCTCTTAATCTACCCATGCCCTTTGGAAAAGGAAGAATACAGAGGTTCCAAG ATCTTCAGCTGGACTATTCTCTGACTGATGACTTCTGTCGAAACCACTTCCTGGTGGGGCTGCTGCTGAGGGAGGTGGGCGGCGCTCTTCAGGAGTTCCGAGAGATCCGTCAGATCGCCATCCAGGTGCTCAAGGGACTGATGATCAAACACACGTTCGACGACCGCTATGCTGCGAAA AGCCAACAGGCCAGACTTGCCACCCTCTACCTCCCTCTGTTCGGCCTGCTCCAGGAGAACGTCTACAGACTGGACATCAAGGAGTCTGCCCCCCTCAGCAACCACAAT AATGTGAGGGAGGACTCGCTGGTGCCCAACTCCATGGTGACTCCTCAAAAACCTGGGAGTTGCATAGAAAATGCTCTCCACAAAGATGTGTTTGGGGTCATCTCTGGAACAG CCTCCCCTCACAGCTCCAGTCCAAATGTCAGCTCAGTTCACCACGCAGACTCCAGAGGCTCTCTGATCTCCACCGACTCGGGAAACAGCCTGCTGGACAAGAGCAGTGACAAGACCAACTCCCTGGAGAAG AACCAGTGCGCGTCGGCTCTGGGCAGCACCGTGCTGCGCTGTGACAAACTGGACCGAGACGAGATCAAAAACCTGCTCATGTGTTTTCTGCATATCCTCAAGAGCATGTCAGAGG AGGCCCTTTTTGCATACTGGAACAAAGCAGCTCCTTCTGAGCTAATGGACTTCTTTACATTGATAGA AGTCTGCCTTCATCAGTTCAGATACATGGGGAAGAGATTTATCGCCAG GAGTCAAGAGGGGTCAGGGCCTGTAGCTCCAGACAGGAAGTCTCTGACTCTGCCTGTGTCTCGTAACAGGGCGGGGATCCTGCACGCCCGCCTACAGCAGCTGGGAACTCTGGAGAACGCTCACACTTTTAACAACA TGTACTCTCATACGGAAGCAGATGTGAGCAGCCAGTGTCTGCTGGAGGCCAACGTGTCTACAGAGGTCTGTCTGACTGTGCTGGACACACTCAGCATCTTCATCATGGGATTCAAG ACCCAGCTGAATTCAGATCTTGGTCACAACCCCCTGATGAAGAAAGTTTTCCAGGTGCATTTATGCTTCCTGCAGATCCCACAGTCTGAGGCTGCTCTCAAACAGGTCTTCACCTCACTCAGGACCTTCATCTACAAG TTCCCCTGTACGTTCTTTGACGGCCGGGCCGACATGTGTGCCTCTCTGTGTTATGAGATCCTGAAGTGTTGTAACTCCAAGCTGAGCTCCATCCGCAGCGACGCCGCCCATCTCCTCTACTTCCTCATGAAGAGCAACTTTGACTACACAGGCCGCAAATCTTTTGTGCGAACGCACCTGCAG GTGGTCATCGCTGTCAGTCAGCTGATCGCTGATGTCATCGGCATCGGAGGTACACGCTTCCAGCAGTCTCTCTCGATCATCAACAACTGTGCAAACAGTGACAAGAGCATCAAG CACACAGCGTTTCCATCAGATGTGAAGGACCTGACAAAGCGCATCAGGACAGTGCTGATGGCCACAGAGCAGATGAAGGAGCATGAGAATGACCCAGAGATGCTGGTAGACCTCCAGTACAGCTTGGCCAAGTCCTACACCAGCACGCCCGAGCTCCGTAAGACCTGGCTAGACAGCATGGCTCGCATCCACAACAAGAATGGAGATCTTTCAGag GCAGCCATGTGCTATGTGCACGTTGCTGCTCTGGTGGCTGAGTACCTGTGGAGAAAAG GTATGTTCAGGCAGGGCTGCTCGGCTTTCCGCGTCATCACTCCGAACATTGATGAGGAGGCGGCCATGATGGAGGATGTCGGGATGCAGGATGTCCACTTCAATGAG gaggTGCTGATGGAGCTGTTGGAAGAGTGTGCTGATGGTCTCTGGAAGGCGGAGCGTTATGAGCTCATTGCTGATGTCTACAGGCTCATTATCCCCATCTATGAACACCGCAGAGACTTTGAG AAACTGACACACCTGTATGACACACTCCACCGTGCGTATACTAAAGTGATGGAGGTGATGCATACTGGCAAAAGACTGCTGGGCACGTACTTCAGAGTGGCCTTCTTTGGACAG GGCTTCTTCGAGGATGAGGATGGGAAGGAATATATCTACAAAGAACCAAAGTTCACTCCGCTGTCTGAGATTTCCCAGAGGCTCCTGAAACTCTACTCCGACAAGTTTGGCCAGGAGAACGTCAAGATCATTCAGGACTCTGGCAGG GTGAACCCGAAGGACCTGGACTCTAAGTATGCCTACATCCAGGTGACCCATGTCACTCCATACTTAGACGACAAGGAGCTGGAGGACAGGAAGACCGATTTTGAGAAGAGCCACAACATCCGGCGCTTTGTGTTTGAGACACCATTCACAGTGTCGGGCAAGAAGCAGGGAGGGGTGGAGGAGCAGTGTAAACGGCGCACCGTTCTGACCA CCACCCACTGTTTCCCATATGTGAAGAAGCGCATAGCAGTCATGTACCAACACCAGACTGACCTGAGCCCCATAGAGGTGGCCATAGATGAGATGAGTGCCAAGGTGGCTGAGCTACGACTGCTGTGCTCGGCCTCTGAGGTGGACATGATCCGCTTGCAGCTCAAACTGCAAGGCAGCATCAGTGTTCAG GTGAATGCTGGTCCTCTTGCATATGCCAGAGCCTTTTTAGATGACAGCAGTGCCAAGAAATATCCTGACAACAAGGTCAAACAGCTAAAAGAGGTCTTCAG GCAGTTTGTGGACGCCTGCGGTCAGGGGCTGGGAGTGAACGAGCAGCTGATCAAAGAGGACCAGCAGGAGTATCATGATGAGATGAAGGCTAATTACAGGGACCTGACCAGGGAGCTGTCAAACATCATGCATGAACAG ATAAACCCAGTGGATGATGGCGCAAGGAACACTCTGTCTGACTCTATGGGCATCTTCAACGCCATCAGCGGCACACCAACCAGTGCTCATGGCTCAACAACCATACTCTGA